One Fibrobacter sp. UWP2 genomic region harbors:
- a CDS encoding DUF3392 family protein, with the protein MQPYIHQFADFLRLHMDSIAVGLVATLLIIYGGKINGYFKKITKSIPFVGRFALFVLLCSAGYAFASSQLVRFLKMFLRSQADLPLIGMIAGAFLALAFLARSGKDV; encoded by the coding sequence ATGCAGCCCTATATACACCAATTCGCCGACTTTTTGCGTTTGCACATGGATTCCATTGCGGTGGGGTTGGTGGCAACGCTCCTCATTATTTACGGCGGCAAAATCAACGGGTACTTTAAAAAGATTACCAAGAGCATCCCGTTTGTGGGGCGGTTCGCTCTGTTTGTGTTGCTGTGCAGCGCCGGTTACGCTTTTGCGTCGTCGCAGCTGGTGCGATTCCTCAAGATGTTCCTGCGGAGCCAGGCCGACCTGCCGCTCATCGGGATGATCGCCGGAGCGTTCCTGGCGCTTGCCTTTTTGGCCCGCAGCGGCAAGGACGTTTGA
- a CDS encoding glycosyltransferase family 2 protein, with amino-acid sequence MLLSIIIPVYNSEKYVRHTLESIYGQPFDQTLVEVIVVNDGTPDNSMQIVNEFAAKSATLKVIEQENRGLSAARNAGLGLAQGKYIWFVDSDDWIEDGFLQKVLPLLKERNDDVFLFRTREYSEQTGEPTLERHLLSDTQIVETDLYEIMCKEVSFSPLQIYLIRRDFLEQNHLRLVERIIHEDMEFAPRMLAMANKVTCVPLFHYNYLRRNSGSITSSPANRKYRVASLTRIMDLHDDLLKTQLRPKSKKALDMVQFWLFRKIFNFIDPEEFQEWDAELGLGKRAKAAKKRVLKHLFYHCTSLMFLRRLMFIASPKWLKSKRKGI; translated from the coding sequence ATGCTGCTCTCCATCATCATACCCGTCTACAATTCCGAGAAGTATGTGCGACATACGCTGGAGAGCATTTACGGGCAGCCCTTTGACCAAACCCTAGTCGAGGTCATTGTCGTGAACGACGGGACGCCCGACAACTCCATGCAAATCGTGAACGAGTTCGCAGCCAAGTCCGCCACACTCAAGGTCATTGAGCAAGAGAACCGCGGGCTGAGCGCCGCCCGCAACGCCGGGCTCGGCTTGGCGCAGGGCAAGTACATTTGGTTTGTCGACAGTGACGATTGGATCGAAGACGGCTTTTTGCAAAAGGTGCTCCCCCTGCTCAAGGAGCGCAACGACGATGTATTCTTGTTCCGCACCCGCGAGTACTCTGAACAAACCGGGGAACCTACCCTGGAGCGGCACCTTCTCTCGGACACCCAAATCGTGGAGACGGACTTGTACGAGATCATGTGCAAAGAAGTTTCTTTTTCGCCGCTCCAAATTTACCTCATCCGCCGTGACTTTTTGGAACAGAACCACCTGAGGCTCGTCGAGAGAATCATCCACGAAGACATGGAATTCGCCCCGCGCATGCTCGCCATGGCAAACAAAGTAACATGCGTCCCCTTGTTCCATTACAACTACCTCAGGCGGAACAGCGGGAGCATCACCAGTTCGCCAGCCAACCGCAAGTACCGTGTTGCAAGCCTCACGCGCATCATGGACCTGCACGACGACCTTTTAAAAACGCAGCTCCGTCCCAAAAGCAAAAAAGCCCTGGACATGGTGCAATTCTGGCTGTTCCGCAAGATTTTCAACTTCATTGATCCCGAAGAATTTCAGGAATGGGATGCAGAACTCGGACTCGGCAAACGTGCGAAGGCAGCAAAAAAACGGGTGTTAAAGCACCTGTTTTACCACTGCACCTCGCTCATGTTCTTACGTCGGCTCATGTTCATTGCCTCTCCCAAGTGGCTCAAGTCCAAAAGAAAGGGCATTTAG